In Chitinophagaceae bacterium, a single genomic region encodes these proteins:
- a CDS encoding GH3 auxin-responsive promoter family protein: MKLLGTFIKKSILFRKRLENKHIPHKKIQENELKKLLFQARNTSFGKKYNFTEILENANNNLHFCKVFQDTVPIFDYESIYNNWWAKQRLGEQNITCKGKIKYFAMSSGTASASSKYIPVTRKMQKSINKSGIKQFLTLLECNLPDNFFTKQVLMLGGSTALTKNSLYKWEEGDLSGITASNLPAWFQRFYKPGKKIAKIKDWNTKIDAIVENATKWDIGIIAGVPSWVQILLERIIKHYKLKTIHDIWPHLEVFAYGGVSIDPYRKSFEKFFSKKILYIQTYLASEGFIAIQEQPYVNYMKLIMDNGIFYEFIPFNENNFSFEGDILENPQVLKIDEIKEQEEYALLITTNAGAWRYLIGDTLKFVSKKNADIIITGRTKHFMSVCGEHVSVENMNTVIQTVAEELKIEVREFTLTCRSYEGFFAHLWYIGTEKNIDISENTFRDMLDTIMKDINDDYRVERESALKEVFVKFVPYGFFYEYMKLEGKEGGQSKFPRVLKKEKLEKWTSFLDKKLYS; encoded by the coding sequence ATACGAGTTTTGGTAAGAAATATAATTTTACAGAAATTTTAGAAAACGCAAATAATAACTTACATTTTTGTAAAGTATTTCAGGATACTGTACCTATTTTTGACTATGAAAGTATCTATAACAATTGGTGGGCGAAGCAACGTTTAGGAGAACAAAATATTACTTGTAAAGGGAAAATCAAATATTTTGCAATGAGTTCAGGAACCGCAAGCGCTTCTTCTAAATATATTCCTGTTACTCGTAAGATGCAAAAATCTATAAATAAATCAGGAATAAAACAGTTCCTTACTCTATTAGAATGTAACCTGCCAGATAATTTTTTCACCAAACAAGTTTTGATGTTAGGAGGAAGTACCGCACTTACAAAAAATTCTCTCTACAAATGGGAAGAAGGTGATTTGAGTGGTATAACAGCAAGTAACCTACCAGCTTGGTTTCAAAGATTTTATAAACCCGGAAAAAAAATAGCAAAGATCAAAGATTGGAACACCAAAATAGATGCCATAGTAGAAAATGCTACTAAATGGGATATAGGAATTATTGCCGGTGTTCCATCATGGGTGCAGATATTGTTAGAAAGAATAATAAAACACTATAAGTTAAAAACAATACATGATATATGGCCTCATTTAGAAGTTTTTGCGTATGGTGGTGTTTCTATAGACCCTTATAGAAAAAGTTTTGAGAAGTTTTTTAGCAAAAAGATATTGTATATACAAACCTACTTGGCTTCAGAAGGATTTATTGCTATACAGGAACAGCCATATGTAAATTATATGAAACTGATTATGGATAATGGTATCTTTTATGAATTTATCCCATTCAATGAAAATAATTTTTCTTTTGAAGGAGATATTTTAGAAAATCCTCAAGTATTGAAAATAGATGAAATAAAAGAACAAGAAGAATATGCTCTACTCATTACTACAAATGCAGGGGCTTGGAGATATCTTATAGGAGACACTCTTAAATTTGTTTCAAAAAAAAATGCAGATATTATTATAACAGGAAGAACAAAACATTTTATGAGTGTTTGTGGAGAACATGTATCCGTAGAAAATATGAATACAGTAATACAAACGGTGGCTGAAGAATTAAAAATAGAAGTAAGAGAATTTACTCTCACTTGTAGAAGTTATGAAGGATTCTTTGCTCATTTATGGTATATAGGGACTGAAAAAAATATAGATATATCGGAGAATACATTTAGAGATATGTTAGATACAATAATGAAAGATATAAATGATGATTATAGGGTAGAAAGAGAATCAGCCCTGAAAGAAGTGTTTGTAAAATTTGTTCCATATGGTTTTTTTTATGAATATATGAAATTAGAAGGAAAAGAAGGAGGACAGAGTAAATTTCCGAGAGTTCTTAAAAAAGAAAAATTAGAAAAATGGACATCATTTTTGGATAAAAAACTATATTCCTAG